From the genome of Haladaptatus paucihalophilus DX253, one region includes:
- the ilvA gene encoding threonine ammonia-lyase, translated as MNSERTNDQDVYPSADDIVGVNDVNAARTRLDGVIHRTPLDRSTTFAERSGAASVGLKLENMQRTGSFKSRGAYNTMAQLSSSERERGVVASSAGNHAQGVAFAGGLLGIDTTIVVPEVTPSAKIEATRGYGAEVLVEGDIYERSYEHALELADEEGLRFVHPFNDEEIIAGQGTVGLELLDQYPELDTVLVSIGGGGLISGIATVLKAHDPDIRVVGVQPEGAFHAKPSLERDEIHELSGVDTVAEGIADTRLLDKTFAVIRERVDDVVSVSDREMSVAVALLAERAKTVAETAGAAPLAALLSGAVDVTNEHVAVIVSGGNVNLSDHAERTRSGLMRLGRYAEARLSVADWPSGLDALTETLERHGAELEELERARRTDADDPNRTPVTIGVAGGGRDHLSTVFDALDDRDGIAVENGPLDG; from the coding sequence GTGAACTCCGAACGGACGAACGACCAGGACGTGTACCCGTCCGCCGACGATATCGTGGGCGTGAACGACGTGAACGCCGCTCGAACGCGTCTCGACGGCGTGATTCACCGGACGCCGCTCGACCGCTCGACGACGTTCGCGGAGCGAAGCGGGGCGGCCTCTGTGGGCCTCAAACTGGAGAACATGCAACGAACGGGGTCGTTCAAGAGTCGCGGCGCGTACAACACGATGGCGCAGTTGTCGTCGTCTGAGCGCGAGCGCGGCGTCGTCGCGTCGAGCGCGGGCAATCACGCGCAGGGCGTCGCCTTTGCCGGGGGATTGCTCGGCATCGACACGACCATCGTCGTCCCCGAGGTGACCCCCTCCGCGAAGATAGAAGCGACCAGAGGATACGGCGCGGAAGTCCTCGTCGAAGGCGATATCTACGAACGGTCCTACGAGCACGCCCTCGAACTCGCGGACGAGGAGGGGTTGCGATTCGTCCACCCGTTCAACGACGAGGAGATAATCGCGGGACAGGGAACCGTCGGCCTCGAACTGCTCGACCAGTATCCGGAACTGGATACCGTCCTCGTCTCCATCGGCGGCGGCGGCCTGATTTCGGGAATCGCAACCGTTCTCAAGGCGCACGACCCGGACATCCGTGTCGTCGGCGTGCAACCGGAGGGCGCGTTCCACGCCAAGCCGTCGCTCGAACGAGACGAAATCCACGAACTGTCGGGCGTGGACACCGTGGCCGAAGGCATCGCCGACACTCGACTGCTCGACAAGACCTTCGCCGTCATCCGCGAGCGAGTGGACGACGTGGTGAGCGTCAGCGACCGCGAGATGAGCGTCGCCGTCGCGCTCCTCGCCGAGCGGGCGAAAACGGTCGCGGAAACCGCTGGCGCAGCGCCGCTCGCGGCGCTGCTCTCCGGCGCGGTGGACGTCACGAACGAACACGTCGCGGTAATCGTCTCCGGGGGCAACGTGAACCTCTCCGACCACGCCGAGCGTACCCGCTCCGGTTTGATGCGACTCGGCCGGTACGCGGAGGCTCGCCTCTCGGTCGCGGACTGGCCGAGCGGACTCGACGCGCTCACTGAAACCCTCGAACGACACGGCGCGGAACTGGAGGAACTGGAGCGGGCGCGCCGAACCGACGCGGACGACCCGAATCGAACGCCGGTGACCATCGGCGTGGCGGGAGGCGGACGGGACCATCTTTCGACGGTGTTCGACGCGCTGGACGACCGGGACGGCATCGCGGTGGAGAACGGTCCGTTGGACGGGTGA
- a CDS encoding BCCT family transporter codes for MSNSDDQGAIAEFREEIEPTIFGAGAAVTLIFVAAFVLNPADSYEFVEGIQFWILEYFNWYFLIVMLAFVLFLAFLIFGPWGKLRLGDEEPEYSYLSYFAMMYSAGLAAGIVFWGPAEALTHYGSVPPLYNVPDQSAAAMPIAVQYAIFHWSLTQWSCFTVMGLAIGYFVYNYDAPLRVSAVLTPILGADNVDGPIGKAVDILAVFATLGGVATSLGFVGSQFITGLDFQWGIELGDVGTILVITGMTVIFTASLVLGVNKGIRWLSNFNMVLFFLVMVATLIFGPTFRILELGSQAFGRFVTDFFRMSLFTEAAQPHSYDKWVNKWTVFYWLWPLAWSPFAGLFIARISRGRSVREVAFAGIGATSMATVPWFIIVGGTAVTMQNTGVAQILGPIGQYDESVAGFVLFNAVPVIGPLLLAAFLILVTTFFVTSADSSTLAVSMITTGGKEHPSSINRIFWAVLQGTVASILMVVGGVDALQSASIITGAPFAVVCLLAMLGLVKTFQEESGGILLQDRTKLIGAPTVREESTDGANVAGQDDD; via the coding sequence ATGAGCAACTCCGACGACCAGGGTGCAATCGCCGAGTTCCGCGAGGAAATCGAACCGACCATCTTCGGGGCCGGTGCGGCGGTCACGCTCATCTTCGTCGCCGCGTTCGTGTTGAACCCGGCCGACTCGTACGAGTTCGTCGAGGGAATACAGTTCTGGATTCTGGAGTACTTCAACTGGTACTTCCTCATCGTGATGTTGGCCTTCGTCCTCTTCCTCGCGTTCCTCATCTTCGGCCCGTGGGGGAAACTCCGGTTGGGCGACGAAGAACCCGAGTACAGCTATCTCTCGTACTTCGCCATGATGTATTCGGCCGGACTCGCGGCGGGCATCGTCTTCTGGGGACCCGCCGAGGCGCTCACTCATTACGGGAGCGTGCCGCCGCTTTACAACGTTCCGGACCAGTCGGCAGCGGCAATGCCCATCGCGGTGCAGTACGCCATTTTCCACTGGAGTCTCACCCAGTGGTCGTGTTTCACGGTGATGGGACTCGCCATCGGCTACTTCGTCTACAACTACGACGCCCCGCTCAGGGTGTCGGCGGTGTTGACGCCGATACTCGGTGCCGACAACGTCGACGGACCGATAGGGAAGGCCGTCGACATCCTCGCCGTCTTCGCAACGCTGGGCGGCGTCGCCACGTCGTTGGGGTTCGTCGGAAGCCAGTTCATCACAGGACTCGATTTCCAGTGGGGTATCGAACTCGGAGACGTGGGGACCATTCTAGTCATCACCGGCATGACGGTCATCTTCACTGCTTCGCTCGTACTCGGGGTCAACAAGGGCATCAGGTGGCTGTCGAACTTCAACATGGTTTTGTTCTTCCTCGTGATGGTCGCCACGCTCATCTTCGGCCCGACGTTCCGCATCCTCGAACTCGGGTCACAGGCGTTCGGTCGGTTCGTCACCGATTTCTTCAGGATGAGCCTCTTTACCGAAGCGGCCCAACCTCACAGCTATGACAAGTGGGTGAACAAGTGGACCGTCTTCTACTGGTTGTGGCCCCTCGCGTGGTCGCCGTTCGCAGGGTTGTTTATCGCCCGCATCTCGCGCGGCCGGAGCGTCCGCGAAGTCGCGTTCGCCGGAATCGGCGCAACGTCGATGGCCACCGTTCCGTGGTTCATCATCGTCGGCGGGACGGCCGTCACGATGCAGAACACGGGCGTCGCACAAATCCTCGGCCCCATCGGCCAGTACGACGAGTCGGTCGCTGGATTCGTCCTGTTCAACGCGGTTCCGGTCATCGGACCGCTTCTCCTCGCCGCGTTCCTCATCCTCGTGACGACGTTCTTCGTCACCTCCGCCGACTCCTCGACGCTGGCGGTGTCGATGATAACGACCGGCGGAAAGGAACACCCCTCCTCTATCAACCGCATCTTCTGGGCGGTGCTTCAGGGGACAGTCGCGTCCATTCTCATGGTGGTCGGTGGTGTCGATGCGCTCCAATCCGCGTCCATCATCACAGGTGCACCCTTCGCCGTCGTCTGTCTGCTCGCCATGCTCGGACTCGTGAAAACGTTCCAGGAGGAATCCGGTGGCATCCTCCTCCAGGACCGCACGAAACTCATCGGCGCGCCGACGGTACGGGAGGAATCGACGGACGGGGCGAATGTGGCCGGTCAAGACGACGACTGA
- a CDS encoding aminotransferase class III-fold pyridoxal phosphate-dependent enzyme has translation MDRDTANPEVATLPGPNAQQWIDFHHEHSAPSEFSHEFVWDVTGEADGPFVTDVDGNVLLDFTCHIGAAPLGYNNEKILDKLREFSLVEPMKVAGQDMYFGAGPDPETAEFPASSHLVEKLVDVSSQYGMDTVFLSNSGAEAMENAMKITHDHKPAAKYAYTFDGSFHGRTLGTLSLTRSNEVYTRHYPEIGGVRMVPFCEASGDTDDACDCGFFTENGSQLRNALQPEGGHVNPDEVAFVTIEPIQGVGGYRFPNTEFMAEIDDVCETYDIPLVVDEIQSGVGRTGEMWASDHYPIEPDVIASAKALRTGATISRSDLFPSEKNRLGSTFGGGDLLASMQGAFTLEAIEEYDLLDNATERGRQAKELLRDGAPAHVDDVRGKGLMLAVEFDTADRRDDVVREALKRGLLTLGCGSKTIRLLPPLDSTEREIELGVGILNEAIEAAGTPSAKPA, from the coding sequence ATGGATAGGGACACGGCGAATCCCGAGGTGGCCACGCTCCCCGGTCCGAACGCACAGCAGTGGATCGACTTTCATCACGAGCACTCCGCGCCGAGCGAGTTCTCACACGAGTTCGTCTGGGACGTGACGGGCGAGGCGGACGGCCCGTTCGTCACCGACGTCGACGGCAACGTCCTGCTCGATTTTACCTGCCACATCGGCGCGGCACCGCTCGGCTACAACAACGAGAAGATTCTGGACAAACTGCGCGAGTTCTCGCTCGTCGAACCGATGAAGGTCGCCGGACAGGACATGTACTTCGGCGCGGGACCGGACCCGGAAACGGCGGAATTCCCCGCGTCGAGCCACCTTGTCGAGAAACTCGTCGATGTTTCCAGTCAGTACGGCATGGACACCGTCTTCCTCTCGAACTCCGGGGCCGAGGCCATGGAGAACGCGATGAAGATAACCCACGACCACAAGCCCGCCGCCAAGTACGCCTACACGTTCGACGGGAGTTTTCACGGACGAACGCTCGGGACCCTCTCATTGACTCGTTCGAACGAGGTGTACACGCGCCACTACCCGGAAATCGGCGGCGTTCGGATGGTCCCGTTCTGCGAGGCGTCCGGCGACACCGACGACGCTTGTGACTGTGGCTTTTTCACCGAGAACGGCTCACAGCTACGGAACGCGCTCCAACCGGAAGGCGGCCACGTCAACCCCGACGAAGTGGCGTTCGTCACCATCGAACCGATTCAGGGAGTGGGGGGCTATCGGTTCCCGAACACCGAATTCATGGCCGAAATCGACGACGTGTGCGAGACGTACGACATCCCGCTCGTCGTCGACGAAATCCAGTCCGGCGTGGGTCGCACGGGCGAGATGTGGGCGTCCGACCACTACCCCATCGAACCCGACGTCATCGCCAGCGCGAAGGCGCTTCGAACCGGCGCGACAATCTCGCGGTCGGACCTCTTCCCGTCCGAGAAGAACCGTCTGGGGTCGACGTTCGGCGGCGGCGACCTCCTCGCGTCGATGCAGGGCGCGTTCACGCTCGAAGCCATCGAGGAGTACGACCTGCTCGACAACGCGACGGAACGCGGCAGGCAAGCTAAGGAGTTGCTCCGCGATGGCGCACCGGCACACGTCGATGACGTGCGCGGAAAAGGGCTGATGCTCGCCGTGGAGTTCGATACCGCGGACCGACGCGATGATGTCGTCCGCGAAGCGCTGAAACGCGGACTCCTCACCCTCGGCTGTGGGTCGAAGACAATCCGGCTCCTCCCGCCGCTGGACTCGACAGAGCGCGAAATCGAACTCGGCGTCGGCATCCTGAACGAAGCCATCGAGGCGGCGGGAACGCCGTCCGCGAAACCGGCCTAA